A stretch of DNA from Sporolituus thermophilus DSM 23256:
ATCGGCGTTCGTCGCCGCCGCAAGTCCCAAGGCGACGAGAAAAACGACCAGTTGCATTTGCTTGCGGTACCAGGCTGACAGCTGTTCCATTGTACTGATGAACCACTTTTCCAGCATAGCCTGCAGCTTCGCCAAGTTTCCCTCGGCCTGCTCGGCAAACGCAACCAGCATATTTTTTAAATCACAGTCTACCGCCTTCGCCCCCTCCACCACGCTGGCGAAAACGTTGATTTCGCCAGCATCCTGCTCCGGACAACGGGCTTTGACAATGTCCAGCAGGGCGACGGAAAAGCTTTGCGCCGGTATATAGGCCGGCTTATCGACCGCCATAACGCTAAACAGACCCCGCATCGACTCTGTATTTGACAGCGTGTTTATGAGCGGGTGATTATACAAATCATCCACCAATTGATCGTTTTTCAGCATGCTGCGCAGCCCTGCTTCCATCATGCGCGGCCTTAGCTTCAGAAAGGCGGCGATATATTCATTGATGACCGTGCAAGTCAGACTGAGGACCGCATACACGAAGGCAATGCCGATAAGTACTTCGAGAACTACGGAACCGAACATTTCTCTCCCCCCGAAAACAAAATTTCTTAAAGAGCATAACTTTTGCCCTGTTAGGCATACTAAAGCTAACGTTAACTCTTGTGGAGGCATCACTATGCTTTGGTTTTTAGTTATCGGCCTTGTTGCTGGCTGGCTGGCCAGCCAAATCTCCCGCGGCAGCAGTTTCGGCCTGGTTGGCAACCTCGTCGTCGGCATTGTCGGCGCCTATCTGGGCGGCTTTCTCTTTAGCCTGCTCGGCCTGACCGCTTACGGCACCATCGGCTCCATTATCATGAGTACCATCGGCGCTGTTATTTTACTCTGGGCGCTGCGGATGGTCACCGGCCGAACACCGGCTAAATAGCGGGATTTAACGCAAAGCAGGGCGCTGGTGCCCTGCTTTTATTTTATGCGGCAACACCAAAAGCGCCACTCCTTGCGCTTTAATAGCGCAAAGCTTGGCGCTGCTCTCTTTTT
This window harbors:
- a CDS encoding GlsB/YeaQ/YmgE family stress response membrane protein — encoded protein: MLWFLVIGLVAGWLASQISRGSSFGLVGNLVVGIVGAYLGGFLFSLLGLTAYGTIGSIIMSTIGAVILLWALRMVTGRTPAK